ATGTTCCTCCGCAACCACGACGAGCTCACGCTCGAGATGGTGACGGACGAGGAGCGAGACTACATGTACCGCGAGTACGCCGCCGACCCCAGGATGCGCATCAACCTGGGGATCCGTCGGCGTCTCGCGCCCCTGATGGACAACGATCGCCGCAAGATCGAGCTACTGAACTCGATCCTGTTCACCATGCCGGGCTCGCCCATCATCTACTACGGAGACGAGCTGGGCATGGGAGACAACATCTACGTCGGTGACCGCGACGGGGTGCGGACGCCGATGCAGTGGTCTCCCGACCGGAACGCCGGCTTCTCCCGGGCCGAGGCAGCGCGGCTCTACCTGCCAGTCATCATCGACTCCGTCTACGGATATCAGGCGATCAATGTCGAGGCGCAGCAGCGCTCACCGTTCTCGCTGTTGAACTGGATGAAGCGGCTCATCCAGGTCAGGAAGCAACACCAGGCTTTCGGGCGAGGCTCCATCGAGTTCCTGGAGCCCAGCAATCCCCACGTTCTCGCCTACGTTCGCGAGTACGAAGGCGACGCGATCCTGGTGGTGAACAACCTCGCCGGGACCGCGCAGATGGTGCAGCTGGAGCTCCCGCGCTTCCGCGGCTGTGTTCCCGTGGAGATGCTGGGCCACACCGAGTTCCTGCAGATCGACGAGTCGCCCTACGCCCTCACCCTGAGCCCCTACGGCTTCTTCTGGTTCTCGCTGCGCCGGGTTCCCGCGCCCGGCGAGAAGGAAGAAGAGGTCATCGCGCGGACGTGGTCTGAGCAGGATGCGGAGCTGCTGGAGCACACCGCCTCCGTTGCCGGGATCGTGGGGTCGATTCCCATCGAGTGGCTCCGTGCGCAGCGGTGGTTCCGCGGTAAGGCGCGCGAAGTCGTGGGAATCGAGCTCGCCGACCACGTGCTTTTGCGCCCCGACAACGGCCCTCCCACGCTGCTCGCCTTCATCCGCGTGCGCTACGCGGAAGAGGATCCGGAGATCTACACGCTCGCGCTGAGCATCCGCGCTCCCGCCGCGGGCATCGAGCCGCTTCTCACCATCTCCGTGGGCAGTCGGGAGGTGAAATTCTATGACGCGCTGCAGGATCCCGATTCGGTCCTGATGCTGGTGGATCTGGTCGAGTCGACCGGCAAGCTCGCCACCTCCAAGGGCTCGCTGCAGGGTACCCCCACCGAGGCGCTCAACCGCCTGGTCGGCTCGCGGCTCCCCGTCCGCCTCATGTCGGCGGAGCAGAGCAACACGTCGGTGATCCTGGGTGAGCGCCTACTGCTCAAGGTCTTCCGGAAGCTCGAGGACGGCATCAACCCCGACCTCGAGATCTCGACCTACCTGCAGGAGCATACAGGCTTCCAGGCGCACCCCACGCTGGCCGGATGGATCGGATACGAAGGGGAGCAGAACGCCCCGCTGGCGGGCCTCTTCGAATTCGTGGAGAACACGGGAGATGCCTGGGCATACACGCGCAAGAACCTCGATCGCTTCTTCCAGGCCGCGAGCCGGAGCGCTGCCGACCCGCTCTCTCCGCTGGGCCGCGAGGCGCTCCGCCGAATGAGTGGGGAATACCTCGATGCGGCCCGCAACCTGGGAGAGTTGACCGGTGAGATGCACCAGGCGCTCGCCTCGGGTGAGGGAGGAGATCCCGATTTCGATCCTGAGCCGATCGGACCGGATGATGTCGCGCGCTGGAGCGAAGAGTTCGTCCGGCACGTCGACGACATCCTCTCGGCAGTCGGCAGACGGCTCGAGGCGATTCCCGGTGTCTTCCCGCCGCACGTCCTCAACGCCCTCGCGGCGGTGGTGAACGAGGCTCCGAACTACCGAGAGCTGGGCAGAGATATCGAGCTTCTCCACGCGGCGGGATTGGTGAAGACCCGGTATCACGGCGATTTCCATCTCGGGCAGCTTCTCCGCGTGGCCGGGGAATCTCCGCTGCGTTGGGTGGTGACGGACTTCGAGGGAGAGCCAGGGAGACCGCTGGCCACCCGTCGGTCCAAACACTCCCCGCTGCGCGACGTCGCAGGAATGCTTCGCTCCTTCGACTACGCCGTGCGGACGGCGATCGTCGATCATCTCACCGACAGCATTCTCGTCCGGTCTACACTGGAGAACTGGGCCGAGGCATGGCTGCGGGAGGTACGCGCGACCTTCCTGGCGGCCTATCGGCAGGAAACGGAGGGGGCGCCCTTCGTGCCCGAGGATTCCGAGCATCTCCGTCGGATCCTCCGCGTCTTTGAGCTGGAGAAGGCGATCTACGAGCTCGGCTACGAGATGAACAATCGGCCCGATTGGATCTGGGTCCCGGTGGCGGGCATTCGCGAGCTGACCGGAGGAATGGTTTGACGCCCGTCATCTACAACCTCTTCCAGCGGCTCGTGGGGCCCACCACCCGCTGGGCCGAGCACGCCGGGCGCGCCGCGGCGATGGGTTTTAACTGGCTGTACCTGAACCCGTGGCACTACCCCGGCTTTTCCGGAAGCCTGTACGCGCCGAAAGAGTTCTTTCGCCTCAACCCGCTCTTCACGCCGCCCGGATCCGACGGGTATGATCTCACGCCGCTACGCGAGGCGCTGGCGGCGGTACAGGCACTCGGGCTCGTGCCCATGATGGACCTGGTGGTGAATCACACCTCCAAGGACGCCCTGCTCGCGGAGCAGCACCCCACCTGGTACGTCCGCGACGAGTCCGGGGAGCTGGTCAGCCCGTTCGTGGTCGACCCGGACGATCCATCCAAGGTGACCGTCTGGGGCGATCTCGCCGAGATCGACAACGCCGGCTCGCCGGATCGAAAGGCGCTGTGGGAGTACTGGGCGAACCTCGTGCGCGAGTCGATCCGCCTCGGCTTTGGCGGATTCCGCTGCGACGCGGCCTACAAGGTGCCCGCCGAGCTCTGGCGCTTCCTCATCGAGGCCGCGCGCGACGTCGATCCCGGCGTACGGTTCTTCGCCGAGACGCTCGGAGCTCCCGTGGAAGACGTACTCGCGCTGCGTCAGGCCGGCTTCGACTTCATCTTCAACTCCACCAAATGGTGGAACTTCAGCGATCGGTGGGCGATCGAGCAGCACGAGCGCTTCCGCGGCGTGGCGCCCTCCATCTCCTTCCCGGAAACCCACGACACCCCGCGACTGGCTGCGGAGAGCGGCGGAAGTGAGGCCGTGCAGCGGCAGCGGTACGCCTTCGCCGCAGGGTTCTCCGCGGGCGTAATGATGCCGGTAGGCTATGAGTTCGGCTTCCGGCGCCAGGTGAACGTGGTGCACACGATGCCATCGGACTGGGAAGTTCCCCGCTTCGACCTGCGCTCCTTCATCGCCCGGGTGAACCGCCTGAAGCTGTCGACTCCCGCACTGCAAGGAGAGCCGGCGCTGCGCACCCCCTGGGGACTGATCGGAGACGTGCTCCTGCTCGAGCGAACTGTGGAAGGAGCCGGCCAGGAGCCACTCACTGCCTGGATTCTGGTGAACAAGCGCGTGGATGCGGAATTCGACGTGCGCCTCGCCGATGTGGCCGGGCCTTCTCACCGGCTGCACCGGGTATGTCGGGACGACGGACCGACCGAGGGAGAGGCCCTGCCGGAGAGCGTGCATCTCGCCGGCGCGGAGGTCGTGTATGTCCTCCCTGCCTGAGCTCCATACGATTCCGGCAAGCCCATGAACTCCTCCGGCGCCCGGCGATCCGGCTTGCCGCTGCTCGACGACGGCCGTCTGAGCGGCGTGCTGCTGCATCCGACCTCGCTACCCGCGCCGGGCGGAGTGGGAAACATCGGAGCCGCGGCACATCGCTTCATAGAGTGGCTCGCCGCCGCCGGCCAATCGTTCTGGCAGATTCTGCCACTCGTGGATACTGACGAAGGGGGCTCCCCCTACAACGGCCTTTCGGCGGTTGCGGGAAACACGGTGCTCATCGACCTGCAGGAGCTGGTCATCGAGGGCCTTCTCGATCCGGGGGAGTTGGAAGAAGATCACCCTGCTTCGGATACCGTCGATTACCCGGCAGTCATGCGCCAGAAGGGCAAGCTGCTGGGGCTCGCCTTTCGGCGCCTGCGGTCACTGCCCTGGCACCGGCTGCACCTTCCGCTGCGGGAGTATCGCGCGCGGCAGGCGCACTGGATCGAGGACTACGCCCTCTTTCGCTCGTTACGCGACCGCGACGGCGCGCCGTGGACCGGCTGGCGCCCCGAGCTCAGGGGGCGCCAGGCCGACGCGCTGCGAGCCGCGCGGGAGGAGCTCGAGGAGGAGATCGCGCGCTGCGTCTTCCAGCAGTTCCTCTTTGATCGCCAGTGGGCGGCCGTCCGTACGCACGCCCACGAGAACGGCATCGCCATCATCGGCGACATTCCCATCTTCGTCGCGCACGACAGCGCCGATGTCTGGGCGCACCAGGACCTCTTCCGGCTGGATTCCGACGGCCATCCCACGGTGGTGTCGGGAGTGCCGCCGGACTATTTCAGCAAGACGGGCCAGCGCTGGGGAAACCCGCTGTTCAACTGGGACGTGATGAGGGGGAGTGGATATGCCTGGTGGATCGAGCGCTTCCGGCGTACGCTGGAGTGGGTCGACGTGGTGCGGATCGACCATTTTCGAGGCTTCCAGGCCTACTGGGAGATCCCGGCGGAGGAAGAAACCGCCGTGCACGGTGCGTGGAAGGAGGGCCCGGGCGCTGAGTTCTTCCGAGCGATGCAGCAGCGGCTGGGCGCGGTGCCCGTGATCGCCGAGGACCTCGGCCTCATCACTCCAGAGGTCGACGCGCTGCGAACGGAGCTGGGATATCCGGGAATGCGGGTGGTACAGTTCGCCTTCGACGGCGATCCCCGGAACCCTCACTTGCCGGAGAACTACCCCGAGCACACGGTCGCGTATACGGGGACGCACGACAACGACACCATTGTCGGGTGGTGGTCGACCGCCTCCCCGGCCGAGCGGGAAGTGGCGAGGCAGAGGTGGAGATCGTCCGAGCTGCCCGTGCACGAAGCTTTCATCGACCTCGTTTTTCGTTCTCCGGCGCGGATCGCGATCGTGCCTTTGCAGGACGTTCTCGGGCTGGGCAGCGAAGCCCGCATGAATACGCCCGGCACGAGCGAGAACAACTGGACGTGGCGCCTGCGCGAAGGACAGCCGGGACCCGAGGATGCCGAGCGGCTCCGCAGGCTGACCTGTGATGCGGGTCGCTGTCGCGATCGCTGAGGCACCGGGGTCGGGGAACGCCCGGCGAACACAATGTAAGGGAGGCGTACCCACGTGAACGATCGAGTGGTTCTGGTGACCGGCGGCGCCGGCAACGTTGGGAGGGCCGTGACCAGCGCGTTCCTGCACGCGGGTGCGCGCGTGGCCGTGCCGCTCTATCGAACCGATCAGGAGGGCACGCTCGAGCGGTTGGCCCGTGAGCATGCAGGTAGACTGCACACGTTCGGGATCGATCTGACCACCGAACGCGGGGCGGAGCAGGCCGTACGGCAGGTGTTGGAGTGGGGCGGGCGCATCGACGCCGTCGCGCACATGATTGGCGGGTATAGCGGCGGAGTCCGGCTGGCGGAGACGCCGGTCGAAGAGTGGGACCGGATGATGGACCTGAATGTGAAGTCGGCCTGGTTGGTCTCGCGCTTCGTGCTCCCGCGCGTGGTCGAGCAGGGTGGGGGATCGCTCGTATTCGTGTCCTCACGCGCAGCGGTCCGAGGCCGCGCGAATCACGGTGCGTACGCGGTGGCGAAGTCGGCGCTGATCACCCTGGCGGAGGCGATCGCGGAGGAGTACGGGATGGAGGGCGTGCGCGCGAACGTCGTGCTTCCCGGGACCGTCGACACTCCGCAGAACCGCCGCGCCATGCCCGACGCCGACCACTCTCGCTGGACGCCACCCGAGCAGATCGCAGACGTGATCGTCTTCCTGGCGTCGCCAACCTCGGCGGCGATCAACGGCGCCGCAATTCCGGTCTACGGACGGAGTTGAGGCGTCCTTTTACCCTCGAGCAAGGAGGCAAGGTTGAACGGGAAACCCTGGATGGTACCGGCTCTGGCATTGCTCCTGGGTGCGTGCGGCGGCGACGCGGCGGACACCGAAATGGCTGGGGCCGACAGCGCGCAGGTGGAGGAAGGGATGGCGCCGACCCCGACAACGGAGGACCAGATGGGCGCGATGGCCACCGCCGTGGCGATGACGGCCTTGGGTGGCGGTACGGCCACCGGCGAGGCGATCCTGACTCCGAGCGGGTCCGGTACCGAGGTGAACGTGACGCTCAACGGGCTGGAGGCGAACTCCACGCACCCCGGCCACATTCACCAGGGTACCTGTGACTCCGTCGGCTCGGTAGTCGCGCCGCTCTCGGAGATCACCGCCGACGCCTCTGGTACCGGAAGCATGACGACGACGGTGGAGCTCGGTGCCGATAGCCTCTTCGCCGGGAACTACATCGTCGTCTACCACGACCCGGGCGGAACGCCGATGGTCTGTGGCCAGGTGGAAGAGCACGTGATGTGAGGTGGGGCCTCAGTATCGGCGCAGCTCCTCGATGACCGTTGCCACCTCCTCCGCCTCGGGCAGAATCGCTCGCTCGAGGCGGGGGGCGTAGGCGACCCAGGTGTCGAGAGAGGCCACCCGGCGCACGGGGGCGTCCAGCCAGGGGAAGAGCTCGTCGGCGATGCGCGCCGCAAACTCGGCCCCGATGCCCCACGACAGAGCGTCCTCGTGCACGATCATCACCCGGTTGGTCTTCCTCACGGAGGCCGCGATGGTCTCCATGTCGAAGGGGTTGAGCGAGCGCAGGTCGATCACTTCTGTCGATATCCCCGAACGCTCCTCGACCATCCGGGCGGCCTGCAACGAGCGCTGCACCAGGGCGCCGCAGGTCACGACGGTCACGTCGCTTCCCTCCCGCACCACCTTCGCCTTGCCGAAGGGAATCATGTACTCGGGCCCCGGATAAGGGCTCTTGTTGTAGACCTGGCGATAGAGGTGCTTGTGCTCCAGGAAGATGACCGGATCGTCGCAGCGGATCGCGGTGCGGAGCAGGCCCGCCGCGTCCAGCGCGGTGGCCGGGAGCACCACCCGTAGCCCCGGGCAGTGCGCAAAGATCGACTCGCCCGTCTGCGAGTGGTAGATCGCCCCGCCCTTGAGGTAGCCCCCGTAGGTGACGCGGATCACCATCGGGCTGCTCCAGAGGTTGTTGGAGCGGTAGCGGAGCGTCGCGACCTCGTCCCGGATCTGCATCATGGCGGGCCAGATGTAGTCGAAGAACTGGATCTCGACTACGGGTTTGAAGCCGCGCACCGCCATGCCGTAGGCGCGTCCCACGATGTTCGCCTCGGCCAGCGGCGAGTTGAAGACGCGCGTCGATCCGAACTCGCGTTGCAGACCCGCCGTCACCTTGAAAACGCCCCCCTTACCCTGTACTCGATCGAGGATCTCCTCGTGCGAGCAGTCGGCGACGTCCTGGCCGAAGATCACTACCCGCGGGTCGCGACGCATCTCGTCCCGCAACGTCGCATTGATGAGATCGACCATCGTGGTCTCGCTCCCCTGGAAGCGAGGCTCGTCTTCCGTGTCGAACTCGGGTGCGGTGGGGGGGCGGTCGGGTGAGTAGAGGAAGTCCAGCGCCGTGGAGGGATCGGGTTGTTCGGCCGCGAGCGCCTGGTCCGTCGCGGCGTTGACCTCCTCGCGCACCTCCCGTTCGATCGCGTCGAGCTCCTCGCGCGAGACCCCGTACTCCTCCATCAGGAGCGTGGCGGTCCGCACGATCGGGTCGCGAGCCGCCTCGGCCTCACGCATCTCGGCCGTCTTGTAGAAGCGCTCGTCGTCGGAGAGCGAGTGTGAGTACGGACGGATCACGTGGGCGTGGACGAAGGCGGGCCCCCGCCTGCCGCGGGCCCATTCGACCGCACGTTTCATCGTCTGATGGCTCTCGACGATATCGGTGCCGTCGCACTCCATCACCAGCAGGTTGGGGAAGCTACGCACCAGCCGGGAGATGCTGCCGCCCGCCGTGTTGACCTCCACGGGGACAGAGATCGCGTACCCGTTGTCCTGGATGACGTAGACAACGGGAAGCGAAAGGTTGCAGGCGGTGTTCAGGCTCTCCCAGAACTCCCCCTCCGAGGTGGTGCCGTCGCCCCCGCTCACGAAGACCACCTCGTCGTCGCGCGCGCGGGTCGCCCGGACCAGCTCCTCGTCCCCCAGCGAGCCGGCCCTGACGCCCGCTTCGGCCGTGCCCACGGCCTGGAGGAACTGGGTGCCGGTCGGAGAAGAGGTGGAGACGATGTTCAGGTCGGGCCGCCCCCAGTGTGAGGGCATCTGACGACCACCCGAGGAGGGGTCCGAAGCCGCCGCCACCGCTTGGAGCAGGTGGTCGAGCGCCGTCATTCCCACCTGTAGAGAAAACGCGCGGTCCCGATAATAGAAATAGAACCAGTCGACTCCCGGGATGGCCTGGCCCCCGGCCGCGACCTGGATCGCTTCGTGGCCGGCGCCGGAGATCTGGAAGAAGATGCGGTTCTGCCGCTTGAGCTGGATCTCCTTGTCGTCCAGGCGGCGCGACAGGACCATGCAGCGGTAGTACCCCAGAAGGGTCTCCCGATCGAGGGTCGGCTCGGTCTGAGGCTCGGTTTGAGTCGCCATTTCGCTTTCCTGGCATGGGGGATCGGGAGGCGTTTCTTTCTCCCGTCCCGTCAGGGCTGCTGTGGTTAGTATACCAGCGCCGGCGGGGCCCGGCCAGGCTGCCCCGGTGCGCGGAACGGCCTGGAGCCGAAAGGTCCGGGCCACCGCTCCGCGGGTGGAAGTGTATGTGTTTCGCGCGCTTCAAGGCGCGTCAGTGTTCCCTCGGCAGTGCCTCGGGAGGGGCTATGCTCAGACTCCTTCTCGTCTGCGGTCTGCTCGTCGTGGTGGCGAGTCCCACCGCGCGGGCATGGATCCGTCCTCACCTCGCTCCCATCCTGAATCCGGCCTACGAGTGGTCCGTGCGTTCCAGGGTGAGTGAGATCGCGCGAACGATCGAGGCGGAGAGGGCGGCCAACCACGAAATTCCGATGGTGGGGCCGATTCCCGACTTCGTGCGCCGCCACTATTTCCAGAAGGACAGCCATCTGGATCCCTGGGGTACCCCGTACCACCTGCTCCAGACCGCGGACGGCCTCCAGGTGGCTTCCGCCGGCCCCGACCGTCAGATCGGGACGGAGGACGATATCCTGTCGCCCCCGGTGGGGAAGGAGGAGGCGGCGGGGAGGTTGGGGGAGACAAGGTGACAAGGTGACGGGGTGACGGAACGGGTGACAAGGTGGAGGGCGTGGCAGGGCGGCGATCTGAGTCAGGGGTGGTTGCACCTAGAAGCGCCCAGCCCGAAGGCGAGCGTTCCGACAGCCCGCATGCTGACGGTTTGCCAACCAGAGGCCTTTCGCCTGCCAGCCCGCTTCAGCCGTTCACCCTGTCACCTTGTCACCTTGTCACCCCCTCACGCCCCGCCCTACCTTCGCTGCTCGCAACTGCAACGGAGGAGACATGCTCAAGGTCGGGCTGACGGGGAACATCGCGGCCGGCAAGTCGACGGTGGTGGATGTCTGGCGAGAGCTGGGAGCCAGGGTGGTCGACGCGGACGAGCTCGCGCGCCGGGCGGTGGAACCGGGCAGTCCGGGGCTGCGACGGATCGTCGAGCGTTGGGGGACAGGCGTGCTGAACGCCGCCGGTGAGCTGGATCGGGCCGCGATGCGCGCCCGTGTGTTCTCCGACCCGGCGGCGCGCAGCGAGTTGGAATCCATCATTCACCCCTTCGTCGCCGCGGCGCGCGACGCCGAGTTCGCCGCGGCGGAACGCGAGGGCGACCCGGTGGTGGTCGCCGATATCCCTCTGCTCTTCGAGGTGGGGCGAGAAAAGGAGTTCGACCTCGTGGTCCTGGTCGACGCCCCGGAGGCGGTCCGCCGAGAGCGGCTGGTGCGCGACCGCGGACTCGACCCGGTGGAGGCCGACCGCATGATCGCGGCACAGATGCCCGCCACCGAGAAGCGCCCCCGCGCGGATATCATCATCGACAACGCCGGATCGCTGGAAGCGCTACGAAACCGCGCACGCGAGGCCTGGAGCGAGATCCTGCGTCGGGCAGGGGAGGGGAAGTGAACGTGGGGGAGGCCCGCATCCGGGTGGACATGCACACCCACACGCGCCGCTCCTTCGACTGCCTCACTACCCCCGAACGCTACCTCGACGCCCTCCGAGCTCGCGGGATCCATCGCGCCTTCGTCACCGATCACAACGCCATTGACGGCGCCCTGGAGATGTACGCCCGGGCGCCGGACCTCATCCTGGTCGGCGAGGAGGTGAAGACCCGCGAGGGGTTCGACCTGATCGGCCTCTTCCTCCGCGAGCTGATCCCCCGCGGTACGCCCGCCCGTGAGGTCGCCGAGCGGATCCGGGATCAGGGCGGAGTCGTCTACCTTCCCCACCCCTTCGACGTGGGCCGCTCGGGCGCCGGGGAGGCGCACGCCGATCGCCTGGCCGACCTCATCGATGTGGTCGAGGTCCACAACGCCCGCTGCTTCCGCGCCGCGACCAACGCCCGGGCCCTCGCCTGGGCGACCGCGAAAGGGAAGCTGCCGGGCGCTGGCTCAGACGCCCACACCGCCGCCGAGCTCGGCAACGGCTTCGTCGAGATGCCCCCCTTCGAACCCACCCGCGAAAGCTTCCTTGCCGCCCTCGCCCGGGGCGAGATCGGCCGCCGCACCCTCGCCGGCCCCTGGGTGAGGATCGCGTCCACGTACGCGAAGGCGCACAAGCGCATCTTCGGGGTGTGATTATGAATTACGAATTACGAATTACGAATTACGAATTACGAATTACGAATTACGAATTACGGAGCCGTTGCGAACGGCAGAGGTCACAAAGGTAAGCCCAGCGGACGCGCGGAACACCGCCCTTTCCTCTATTGTGAGCTCTGCGGTTTGCCGTAATTCGTAATTCATAATTCGTAATTCATAATTGCAGTCCTATTCCGCTTCCTGCGCAATCGCCAGGTATTCGAGCAGTTGCTCGCTGGTGAGCTGGTGCAGTTGTCGCGCGATGGAGGCGAACTGGGTCGGGATCGGGTCGGAGCCTTTGCGCACGAGGTCCGGGTCGATGTCGATCGTCCAGGCGGGGAGCTCCACGTCGCCGGTCGGGTCGATCCATTCCAGCGAGTGGAAGACCAGCGTCGCGCCCAGCTCGGAGGGTTCGTCCACGTAGGGAGCGACCTCCGCTTCGACCAGGTAGAGTTGATTGCCCTGCTGGACCGTGCGGAAGCCGAACGCCATGCCGAGTGTTCCTTCCCCCTCTTCGTCGTGATGGTGTTCGTGATGAAGGTGTTGATCGTTTGTCATCTCTCTTCCCGGTTCAGGGGTGGAACTGCTCGCTAGCCCGGTGATCAGCGTCGGCGGCGATTCCCTTGGCCACGCTCCCTTCTCCTGCGTCCTCTCGATTCGGTGCGTCCCTTCTCGTCGTGCTCGCCCTGCTCGTCCCGCGAGGTGCCCTTCCGCCCGGTCGCTGGGCCTGTTGGCCGCGGACCCGCTCGCTCCCGTCGTCCTGATCGCTTCCCACGGCGCGGTCCGCGCCCCTCCTCCGCGCCGCCCCGCCCGCGTCGCTCCGGTCGTTCACGCACGAGCAGCCCCTCCTGGCGCAGATCCACGCGTGGGCGGGCGGCGAGCTCTCTGGCCTCCTGCAGAGAGGTTGCCCGCAGCGCTTCACGCTTGCCGCGGAGAACGGTCCAGTGCAGCGGCCGGTCGAGCTGCGGAACGTCGTCGTTGTCGATCCGCTGGAGCAGTTTCTCGGGTACGCGCACCCGGACAACCGCCGTTCCTTCCTCGATTGCATAGTCCAGCGGCCATTCCTCGCCGCTGAGCTCCAGGGTATCGGGGAGGGCGAGCCAGCGCTGCCGTTCTTCGGGCGTGGCCCATTCGTCCGGGTCGATCTTCAGGTCCGCTTCGAGGAACTCCGCGTAGGAGCCGACCCCCTGCAGCTTCGCCAGGAAGTACTGGCGGAGCGCTTCCTCGGACACCTCCCGGGTGGCTCCTCCGGAGCGCCGGTAAACCTCGCGGAGCTCTCGCACCCGCTCCCGATTCTCTCGCACGTCGCGGTGGTATGCCACCCCCGCCGCCATGGCCGTAGCGAGCGCCCCCCGGGCCGCCTCCGCGAGATTCTCGGGGAACTCCGTGATCGGCTGCTCTTCGGAGTCCAGCTCGAAGCCCTGGTAGCTGCGGACCGATCGGGCGCGCAGCGGAGCGCGACGATGCCCGGGATCGTAAACAACCTCGACCTCCCCGCGTTCGGCGAACTCCCACAGCAGCTCGTACGGGATCTGGGTGCCCTCGATGGACCCGCGTGCGCGGCCAAAGCGATCGGAAAAGTAGCGCAGGTCTCCCATCACCGCGCCCCAGCGGCCGCAGACGCTGGTGGGCGACACCCGCACCTGCTCTCCCCAGCTCGTTTCCTCGTCGATCACCAGGGCGAAAGGGGCAACCCGCGCGAGGAGCCGCTGCCACTCTCGCTCCAGTTTGCGGGTCAGTCGCGGGAAGCGCGCCGGCAGTTCCAGGTCCATGGACCGGTAGATGGAGGCGATCCCCAGCGCCGCGTCTTCGATCGAGCGGACCAGCACGCCCCGCTCGTCGGCCCACTCGGTGAGCGCGGTCTCGTCGAACAGATGCCGCGGCAGTCCGTACACGGTTCCCAGCGAGCCGCACTGCTCCAGCGCGTCCTGATAGAGCTGATACGCGGTGAGATGGTCGCTGCCGGGCACGACATAGGCCCCGATGTACCGGTCGGCCCGGGTCATCCGATGAAGGGACTCGATCGACGCGCAGGTGGCGACGACAGGCACGAGCTCCGACGGACCCTGGACCAGCAGCTCACCC
The DNA window shown above is from Longimicrobiaceae bacterium and carries:
- the coaE gene encoding dephospho-CoA kinase (Dephospho-CoA kinase (CoaE) performs the final step in coenzyme A biosynthesis.), with amino-acid sequence MLKVGLTGNIAAGKSTVVDVWRELGARVVDADELARRAVEPGSPGLRRIVERWGTGVLNAAGELDRAAMRARVFSDPAARSELESIIHPFVAAARDAEFAAAEREGDPVVVADIPLLFEVGREKEFDLVVLVDAPEAVRRERLVRDRGLDPVEADRMIAAQMPATEKRPRADIIIDNAGSLEALRNRAREAWSEILRRAGEGK
- a CDS encoding PHP domain-containing protein, with the protein product MNVGEARIRVDMHTHTRRSFDCLTTPERYLDALRARGIHRAFVTDHNAIDGALEMYARAPDLILVGEEVKTREGFDLIGLFLRELIPRGTPAREVAERIRDQGGVVYLPHPFDVGRSGAGEAHADRLADLIDVVEVHNARCFRAATNARALAWATAKGKLPGAGSDAHTAAELGNGFVEMPPFEPTRESFLAALARGEIGRRTLAGPWVRIASTYAKAHKRIFGV